In a single window of the Gossypium hirsutum isolate 1008001.06 chromosome D02, Gossypium_hirsutum_v2.1, whole genome shotgun sequence genome:
- the LOC107908993 gene encoding AT-hook motif nuclear-localized protein 25 isoform X1 — protein sequence MSGLESGSGSRYVHQLLGPELQLQPQLRDTKHSPDKEGTDHGGTTTSSGGGERRPRGRPAGSKNKPKPPIIVTRDSPNSLRSHVLEISSGSDIVDSVANYARRRGRGVCVLSGTGAVTNVTLRQPAAPSGSVITLHGRFEVLSLTGTSLPPPAPPGAGGLTIYLAGGQGQVVGGSVAGPLMASGPVVLMAASFANAVYDRLPLDNQEEERAVQLQPAASQTSGVTGSGGGGQLGDGGNGTTSNSGATGTGGGGGVPFYNLGSYPFPGDVFGWSGTATRPTF from the coding sequence ATGTCAGGGCTGGAATCAGGTTCAGGTTCTCGGTATGTTCATCAGCTACTCGGACCAGAGCTTCAGCTGCAACCCCAACTGAGGGACACCAAGCACTCACCGGACAAAGAAGGAACCGATCATGGCGGTACCACCACCAGTTCTGGTGGTGGAGAAAGAAGGCCTCGAGGTCGTCCAGCTGGCTCTAAGAATAAACCTAAACCACCGATCATCGTCACTCGCGACAGTCCAAATTCACTAAGATCCCATGTGCTTGAAATATCTTCTGGTTCGGACATAGTTGACTCGGTAGCAAACTACGCACGGCGGCGCGGTCGGGGTGTTTGTGTGCTCAGTGGAACCGGGGCCGTCACTAATGTCACATTGCGGCAACCGGCTGCCCCATCCGGGAGTGTCATAACACTACATGGACGGTTCGAGGTTTTATCTTTAACCGGTACTTCTCTTCCACCACCGGCGCCTCCTGGAGCCGGTGGCTTGACTATTTATCTCGCCGGTGGTCAGGGCCAAGTGGTGGGAGGCAGCGTGGCGGGTCCATTGATGGCTTCGGGTCCGGTTGTATTAATGGCTGCATCATTTGCCAATGCAGTTTATGATAGGTTACCTCTTGATAACCAAGAGGAAGAGCGAGCAGTTCAGCTTCAACCAGCAGCTTCACAGACATCTGGAGTGACCGGCAGTGGTGGTGGAGGGCAGTTGGGTGATGGAGGCAATGGCACCACCAGCAACAGCGGCGCTACTGGAACTGGCGGTGGTGGAGGTGTTCCTTTCTATAATTTGGGAAGCTATCCTTTTCCAGGTGATGTATTCGGGTGGAGTGGTACTGCAACAAGGCCTACCTTCTAG
- the LOC107908993 gene encoding AT-hook motif nuclear-localized protein 25 isoform X2, whose protein sequence is MSGLESGSGSRYVHQLLGPELQLQPQLRDTKHSPDKEGTDHGGTTTSSGGGERRPRGRPAGSKNKPKPPIIVTRDSPNSLRSHVLEISSGSDIVDSVANYARRRGRGVCVLSGTGAVTNVTLRQPAAPSGSVITLHGRFEVLSLTVYDRLPLDNQEEERAVQLQPAASQTSGVTGSGGGGQLGDGGNGTTSNSGATGTGGGGGVPFYNLGSYPFPGDVFGWSGTATRPTF, encoded by the exons ATGTCAGGGCTGGAATCAGGTTCAGGTTCTCGGTATGTTCATCAGCTACTCGGACCAGAGCTTCAGCTGCAACCCCAACTGAGGGACACCAAGCACTCACCGGACAAAGAAGGAACCGATCATGGCGGTACCACCACCAGTTCTGGTGGTGGAGAAAGAAGGCCTCGAGGTCGTCCAGCTGGCTCTAAGAATAAACCTAAACCACCGATCATCGTCACTCGCGACAGTCCAAATTCACTAAGATCCCATGTGCTTGAAATATCTTCTGGTTCGGACATAGTTGACTCGGTAGCAAACTACGCACGGCGGCGCGGTCGGGGTGTTTGTGTGCTCAGTGGAACCGGGGCCGTCACTAATGTCACATTGCGGCAACCGGCTGCCCCATCCGGGAGTGTCATAACACTACATGGACGGTTCGAGGTTTTATCTTTAACCG TTTATGATAGGTTACCTCTTGATAACCAAGAGGAAGAGCGAGCAGTTCAGCTTCAACCAGCAGCTTCACAGACATCTGGAGTGACCGGCAGTGGTGGTGGAGGGCAGTTGGGTGATGGAGGCAATGGCACCACCAGCAACAGCGGCGCTACTGGAACTGGCGGTGGTGGAGGTGTTCCTTTCTATAATTTGGGAAGCTATCCTTTTCCAGGTGATGTATTCGGGTGGAGTGGTACTGCAACAAGGCCTACCTTCTAG